The following proteins are encoded in a genomic region of Mycobacterium sp. 155:
- a CDS encoding Xaa-Pro peptidase family protein, translated as MTAASESPAASDAGQVFHDPRKSAYLNPDGADKPLISTIGDDVLDRARRYRLGRIRDQITQHGYAGMLLYDPVNIRYALDSSNMAIWTMHDPVRYALIVADGPVIMFESDGALHVSEGLPTVDDVRLATTWMFLTAGNAAKRNVETWAVEIREALGTGRCTLAVDRLEHPGVQALANLGVGVVDAGPLTERARAIKSADELELMRWTIRVCEAGMARVYEVSEPGRTEQEIWAELHYENARSGGEYIETKLLTAGPNTNPWFKECSSRKVQRGEIIAFDTDMVGPYGYLADLSRSWTCGHVPMTPKQRELYADAREQIDHNMALLRPGLEFTEFNARSWQIPEKYIPYRYTCAVHGSGMADEWPFIGLHPDFDPSYGGCFEENMVINVESLIAEKGSESIKLETQVLLTANGAERLDTFPWED; from the coding sequence ATGACCGCTGCGTCCGAGAGTCCCGCCGCATCCGATGCCGGCCAGGTTTTTCACGATCCGCGCAAGAGTGCCTACCTGAACCCCGACGGCGCGGACAAGCCGCTGATCAGCACCATCGGCGACGACGTCCTCGACCGCGCCCGGCGCTATCGGCTGGGACGCATCCGCGATCAAATCACCCAGCACGGTTACGCCGGGATGCTGCTCTACGACCCGGTCAACATCCGCTACGCGCTGGATTCGTCGAACATGGCGATCTGGACTATGCACGATCCGGTTCGTTATGCACTCATCGTCGCCGACGGTCCGGTGATCATGTTCGAAAGCGACGGCGCGCTGCACGTCAGCGAAGGCCTACCGACGGTCGACGACGTGCGGCTTGCGACGACGTGGATGTTCTTGACCGCCGGAAACGCCGCCAAGCGCAACGTCGAGACCTGGGCCGTAGAGATCCGCGAAGCCCTCGGCACCGGGCGCTGCACGCTAGCCGTCGATCGGCTCGAGCATCCGGGCGTGCAAGCACTCGCAAACCTGGGCGTCGGCGTCGTGGACGCGGGACCGCTCACCGAGCGCGCCCGCGCGATCAAAAGTGCGGACGAGCTCGAGCTGATGCGCTGGACCATCCGGGTCTGCGAGGCCGGGATGGCACGGGTTTACGAGGTGTCTGAACCGGGCCGCACCGAGCAGGAGATCTGGGCCGAACTGCACTACGAGAACGCCCGCTCGGGCGGCGAGTACATCGAGACGAAGCTGCTCACGGCCGGTCCCAACACCAATCCCTGGTTCAAGGAGTGCTCGTCGCGCAAGGTGCAGCGCGGGGAGATCATCGCGTTCGACACCGACATGGTCGGTCCGTACGGCTATCTCGCCGACCTCTCACGATCCTGGACCTGCGGACACGTGCCCATGACGCCGAAGCAACGTGAGCTCTACGCCGACGCACGCGAGCAGATCGACCACAACATGGCGCTGCTGCGGCCGGGCCTGGAGTTCACCGAGTTCAACGCACGCTCGTGGCAGATCCCGGAGAAGTACATTCCCTATCGGTACACCTGCGCCGTTCACGGTTCCGGTATGGCCGACGAGTGGCCCTTCATCGGCCTGCACCCTGACTTCGATCCCTCCTACGGCGGATGCTTCGAGGAGAACATGGTGATCAACGTGGAAAGCCTGATCGCCGAAAAGGGCAGCGAATCGATCAAGCTCGAAACCCAAGTCCTGCTCACCGCAAACGGAGCCGAGCGCCTGGACACGTTCCCGTGGGAGGACTGA
- a CDS encoding Xaa-Pro peptidase family protein has product MTEGSTDVFHDPRKLAYLNPDGADKPLISTISDDVLDRARRYRLSRLRGQLALHDCAAILLYDPVNIRYTLDSSNMMIWTMHDPCRYALIVADGPAIMFEFEGALHVNDGLPGIDEVRLATSWMYLTKGDATDRNVASWAAEIRGALGGGHCRIAVDRIDPLGVDALAKLGVDVIDGGRLTEQARAIKSPDELELMRWTIRVCEAGMARVYEASEPGRTENEMWAELHHENARSGGQYIETKLLLSGPRTNPWYSECSDRRVQRGEIIAFDTDMVGPYSYLADLSRSWTCGHVPMTPKQRELYAAAREQIDHNMALLRPGLSFAEFNAKSWRIPEKYQPYRYTCAVHGSGMADEWPFLPLHPDFDPDYSGGGFEENMVINVESLIAEQGSESIKLETQVLVTANGPERLDTFPWED; this is encoded by the coding sequence GTGACCGAGGGCTCGACTGACGTCTTCCACGATCCGCGCAAGCTGGCCTATCTCAATCCGGACGGTGCCGACAAACCTCTGATCAGCACGATCAGCGACGACGTCCTGGACCGCGCCCGCAGGTACCGACTGAGCCGGCTCCGCGGACAGCTGGCCCTGCACGACTGCGCGGCCATCCTGCTGTACGACCCGGTCAATATCCGGTACACGCTCGACTCGTCGAACATGATGATCTGGACCATGCACGACCCGTGCCGTTACGCGCTGATCGTCGCCGACGGGCCGGCGATCATGTTCGAGTTCGAGGGTGCGCTGCACGTCAACGACGGGCTCCCCGGAATCGACGAGGTGCGGTTGGCGACGTCGTGGATGTACCTCACCAAAGGCGATGCCACGGACCGCAACGTTGCATCGTGGGCCGCGGAGATCCGGGGGGCGCTCGGCGGCGGGCACTGCCGAATCGCCGTCGACCGGATTGATCCGCTCGGCGTCGACGCCCTCGCCAAACTCGGGGTGGACGTGATCGACGGCGGTCGGCTCACCGAACAGGCCCGCGCCATCAAGAGCCCCGACGAACTGGAGTTGATGCGCTGGACCATTCGGGTCTGCGAGGCCGGGATGGCTCGGGTCTACGAAGCCTCCGAGCCCGGCCGCACCGAGAACGAGATGTGGGCCGAACTGCACCATGAGAACGCCCGCTCGGGCGGCCAATATATCGAGACCAAGCTCCTGCTGTCCGGCCCGCGCACCAACCCTTGGTACTCGGAGTGCTCGGACCGGCGGGTGCAGCGCGGCGAAATCATCGCCTTCGATACCGATATGGTCGGTCCGTACAGCTATCTCGCGGACCTCTCCCGCTCCTGGACCTGCGGACATGTGCCCATGACGCCAAAACAACGCGAGCTCTACGCCGCCGCCCGCGAGCAGATCGACCACAACATGGCGCTACTGCGCCCCGGACTGTCCTTCGCAGAGTTCAACGCGAAGTCATGGCGGATTCCGGAGAAATACCAGCCCTACCGCTATACCTGCGCCGTTCACGGCAGTGGCATGGCCGACGAGTGGCCCTTCCTCCCGCTACACCCGGACTTCGATCCGGACTACAGCGGCGGCGGCTTCGAAGAGAACATGGTGATCAACGTGGAAAGCCTCATCGCGGAGCAGGGCAGCGAGTCGATCAAGCTCGAAACCCAGGTACTGGTCACCGCGAACGGCCCCGAGCGCCTGGACACGTTCCCATGGGAGGACTAG
- a CDS encoding SDR family oxidoreductase, whose protein sequence is MRIGFIGVGSITRAIVEGLCASDDPPEVLLSPRSAAVSAELAERFGTVAVCASNHDVVDGSELVFIALRTEQCANALADVSIPPDKVVVNVMVSIGAEQLRDMLGTQAPIIRAMPLQEVRERDCVTVVFPSHPWVDALFDDLGGALPVGDETAFTAFCALTSKAGMLGLTRTTALEWAAEGIRVNALVPGGVSTPLNANEPGTGVVPETPLGRRADPVELAAAVAFLASEDSRFMTGAELVVDGGFRAR, encoded by the coding sequence ATGCGAATTGGATTCATCGGCGTCGGCAGTATCACTCGCGCAATCGTCGAAGGGCTCTGCGCCTCTGACGATCCTCCCGAGGTGCTGCTGTCCCCGCGCAGCGCGGCAGTTTCCGCCGAACTCGCCGAACGATTCGGCACGGTGGCGGTCTGTGCGAGCAATCATGACGTTGTCGACGGCTCCGAGCTGGTGTTCATCGCGCTGCGCACCGAACAGTGCGCTAACGCCCTCGCAGACGTGAGCATTCCGCCCGACAAGGTCGTCGTGAATGTGATGGTCTCGATCGGTGCGGAACAGCTGCGCGACATGCTGGGGACCCAGGCGCCGATCATCCGGGCCATGCCGCTACAGGAGGTGCGTGAACGCGACTGCGTCACAGTCGTTTTCCCGTCGCATCCGTGGGTCGACGCGCTGTTCGACGACCTCGGCGGTGCGCTCCCGGTCGGCGACGAGACGGCCTTCACCGCCTTCTGTGCTCTGACGAGTAAGGCGGGGATGCTCGGTTTGACCCGTACCACCGCGTTGGAATGGGCGGCGGAGGGAATCCGCGTCAACGCGTTGGTCCCGGGCGGGGTGTCGACGCCGCTCAACGCGAACGAACCGGGCACCGGCGTGGTCCCGGAAACGCCACTGGGTCGTCGGGCTGACCCGGTTGAACTCGCCGCGGCGGTTGCTTTTCTCGCCTCGGAGGACTCGCGGTTTATGACCGGTGCGGAACTAGTCGTTGACGGCGGATTCCGTGCGCGCTGA
- a CDS encoding hybrid-cluster NAD(P)-dependent oxidoreductase, whose amino-acid sequence MTSVLEPADIDDAPALHAGPGAPEVWEITDRATLRCVAALRVTHDIRSFVFEPVVAPGQRAGIFHFEPGQFITLLLEIDGMPISRCYTISSPPTRPHRMSITVKRVPGGPVSNWLHDNMVPGTELTVAAPGGAFTLTPPAEGKYLFLSAGSGITPLMSMTRTLADLGADADVAFVHSARTPADIVFRHELAAHAALLPGLTVSHVCEDDHVSEVWTGPRGRLTPELLAALVPDFRERTVFTCGPGPYMAAVREILTGLGYDMANYHEESFVFPAAPTASEPADDGAAGGANGEPAVGFTIEFTKSGQTVVCAPDQTILDAALKAGVRVASACGEGMCGTCKSSLLCGDVDMNHNGGIRPREIREGKILICCSTPKSDLQIEHP is encoded by the coding sequence GTGACCTCGGTGCTCGAACCCGCGGACATCGACGACGCCCCAGCTCTGCACGCCGGTCCGGGGGCGCCGGAAGTCTGGGAGATCACCGACCGCGCGACGCTGCGGTGCGTCGCGGCGCTGCGGGTGACGCATGACATCAGGTCGTTCGTTTTCGAGCCGGTCGTCGCCCCGGGGCAGCGGGCGGGGATCTTCCACTTCGAGCCGGGCCAGTTCATCACCCTGTTGCTCGAGATCGACGGCATGCCGATCAGTCGGTGCTACACCATTTCGTCGCCGCCCACCCGGCCCCATCGGATGTCCATCACGGTCAAGCGCGTGCCGGGAGGACCGGTGTCCAACTGGCTCCACGACAATATGGTTCCCGGCACCGAACTGACCGTGGCCGCGCCCGGCGGGGCCTTTACCCTCACGCCCCCCGCGGAAGGGAAATACCTCTTCCTTTCCGCGGGCAGCGGGATCACGCCGCTCATGTCGATGACGCGCACGCTCGCCGACCTCGGGGCCGACGCCGACGTGGCCTTCGTGCACAGCGCGCGCACTCCGGCCGACATCGTCTTCCGGCACGAACTCGCCGCGCACGCCGCCCTGCTTCCCGGGCTGACGGTCAGCCACGTGTGCGAGGACGACCACGTGTCCGAAGTGTGGACGGGCCCGCGCGGCCGTCTCACCCCGGAACTGCTCGCGGCGCTGGTTCCGGACTTCCGCGAGCGCACCGTCTTCACCTGCGGCCCGGGCCCGTACATGGCGGCGGTCCGGGAGATCCTGACCGGCCTCGGCTACGACATGGCCAACTACCACGAGGAGAGCTTCGTCTTCCCGGCCGCGCCGACCGCTTCCGAACCCGCCGATGACGGTGCTGCCGGCGGCGCGAACGGTGAGCCGGCTGTCGGGTTCACGATCGAATTCACCAAGTCCGGTCAGACCGTGGTGTGCGCGCCGGACCAGACCATCCTGGACGCCGCGCTCAAGGCTGGTGTTCGGGTGGCCTCGGCATGTGGCGAAGGCATGTGCGGCACCTGCAAGTCGTCGCTGCTGTGCGGCGACGTCGACATGAACCACAACGGCGGCATCCGTCCGCGGGAGATCCGCGAGGGCAAGATCCTGATCTGCTGCTCGACCCCGAAGTCGGACTTGCAGATTGAGCATCCCTAG
- a CDS encoding aromatic ring-hydroxylating dioxygenase subunit alpha, which produces MTDILDAPVAPQTARERAAELVARRVAGYTLETPFYASQEIFDLDVELIFGRHWIFVAAEAEIPEEGDYVTVDIGDESVIIVRDDDMNVNAFRNVCRHRGARLLDGRCGAVGNIVCPYHQWTYGTDGALRFAENQSECFDKAKFGLRPVHVRAIAGLVFICLAEDAPADIEDFAAAVEPYLTPFDLRGAKVAHQTSIIEDGNWKLTMENNRECHHCEANHPELLGAYFPFHRFDESRIPARQKPVFERYQAANAALAAARDAIGFPSKHIRELDTRVTAFMVDHMPLQGDGASYGDDGAQLSTKLMGAIVDPVFGDFHIHTQPNGWFHMLGDCAVVFSALPVAPDKTLVRTTWLVHPDAVEGTDYDTDKLTFVWERTNAEDCSLVERTQRGVTDPGYLPGPYGVVEDDVDAFVTWYIKRLGAELAK; this is translated from the coding sequence ATGACCGATATCCTCGATGCCCCCGTCGCACCTCAGACTGCCCGTGAACGCGCAGCCGAACTCGTCGCCAGGCGAGTAGCGGGATACACCCTGGAAACGCCCTTCTATGCCAGTCAGGAGATCTTCGACCTGGACGTCGAGCTGATCTTCGGGCGGCACTGGATTTTCGTCGCCGCCGAGGCCGAAATTCCGGAGGAGGGTGACTACGTGACCGTCGATATCGGCGACGAGTCGGTCATCATCGTGCGGGACGACGACATGAATGTGAACGCCTTCCGCAACGTCTGCCGGCACCGCGGCGCGCGTCTGCTCGACGGCCGCTGCGGCGCGGTGGGCAACATCGTCTGCCCCTACCACCAGTGGACCTATGGCACCGACGGCGCGCTGCGATTCGCCGAGAACCAGAGCGAATGCTTCGACAAGGCGAAGTTCGGGCTGCGCCCCGTGCACGTGCGGGCGATCGCCGGCCTGGTCTTCATCTGCCTGGCCGAAGACGCTCCGGCCGACATCGAAGACTTTGCCGCCGCGGTCGAGCCATACCTGACGCCGTTCGACCTGCGCGGCGCGAAGGTCGCCCACCAGACCTCGATCATTGAGGACGGCAACTGGAAGCTCACGATGGAGAACAATCGCGAGTGCCACCACTGCGAAGCCAACCACCCGGAGCTGCTCGGCGCCTACTTCCCGTTCCATCGCTTCGACGAGTCGAGAATCCCCGCGCGGCAGAAGCCGGTCTTCGAGCGCTACCAGGCGGCCAACGCGGCGCTCGCCGCCGCTCGTGATGCCATCGGCTTCCCGTCCAAGCACATCCGTGAACTGGACACCCGGGTGACCGCGTTCATGGTCGACCACATGCCGCTGCAGGGTGATGGCGCGTCCTACGGCGACGATGGTGCACAGCTCTCCACCAAGCTGATGGGCGCCATCGTCGACCCGGTCTTCGGCGACTTCCACATCCACACGCAGCCCAACGGCTGGTTTCACATGCTCGGCGACTGCGCCGTCGTGTTCTCGGCGCTTCCGGTCGCCCCGGACAAGACTCTGGTGCGCACCACCTGGCTGGTCCACCCGGATGCGGTCGAGGGCACGGACTACGACACCGACAAGCTGACCTTCGTCTGGGAACGGACCAACGCCGAGGACTGCAGCCTGGTCGAGCGCACCCAGCGCGGTGTCACCGATCCCGGCTACCTGCCCGGCCCCTACGGTGTGGTCGAGGACGATGTCGACGCCTTTGTCACCTGGTACATCAAGCGCCTCGGCGCCGAGCTGGCGAAGTGA
- a CDS encoding IclR family transcriptional regulator: MSTNGDSGVRSVHRALSILQVLVRTGPTGVSRIAEELGISKSTVFRLLATLEARGMVEQNASRGEYRLGDGVVQLAAGVTQRHDISVLSRTVCQQLAAEAGETVNISILEGDELLTLDQVVGASAITTVNWTGQRQPLHVTAGGKVFLAAMSEAELDRYLTRKLPAFTEHTIVDPALLRAEVERVREAGWAYTGDELEIGLAALGAPIRSLRGDVEAVVAISGPSFRVNRDTAPELADRVLAAAAAISARNGYPLPG; the protein is encoded by the coding sequence GTGAGCACCAACGGGGATTCGGGCGTCCGATCGGTCCATCGGGCGCTCTCGATTCTCCAGGTGCTCGTGCGCACCGGTCCGACCGGCGTGAGCCGTATCGCCGAGGAACTGGGCATCTCCAAATCCACGGTCTTTCGGCTGCTCGCAACCCTGGAGGCGCGCGGGATGGTGGAGCAGAACGCCAGCCGCGGTGAGTATCGGCTCGGCGACGGCGTGGTGCAGCTCGCCGCCGGAGTCACCCAGCGACACGACATCTCCGTGCTCAGCCGCACCGTCTGCCAGCAGCTGGCGGCCGAGGCGGGGGAGACGGTCAACATTTCGATTCTCGAAGGCGACGAACTGCTCACCCTCGACCAGGTGGTGGGCGCGTCGGCGATCACCACAGTCAACTGGACCGGGCAGCGTCAGCCGTTGCACGTGACTGCGGGTGGCAAGGTCTTCCTCGCCGCGATGAGCGAAGCCGAACTGGACCGCTACCTGACCCGCAAGCTGCCCGCGTTCACCGAGCACACCATCGTCGACCCGGCGCTGCTGCGCGCGGAAGTGGAGCGGGTGCGCGAGGCGGGCTGGGCTTATACCGGCGACGAACTCGAGATCGGCCTCGCCGCGTTGGGTGCGCCGATCCGGTCGCTGCGTGGCGACGTCGAAGCGGTGGTGGCCATCTCCGGGCCGTCGTTCCGGGTCAATCGGGACACGGCGCCGGAACTGGCCGATCGTGTACTCGCGGCGGCGGCTGCGATCTCTGCGCGCAACGGTTATCCGCTTCCGGGCTGA
- a CDS encoding aldehyde dehydrogenase family protein, whose amino-acid sequence MDPADFRPAPARDYTRGTAARTLLDNELTALRSASFDIPVVVGDREIRTGRTREIRLPHDHSVSLGVFHEAGPAEVAAAIDAADVAGRSWGTTTTAERIATFLRAADLIDHSPWRERLVAATILELSKTPSQADGDVAEAADFLRANAANLAAIEANQPFSPLGVANHVEYRPLEGFVFAVSPFNFTSMNNLAFGPALLGNTVLWKPAEAATLVAHLSLQLLREAGLPDGVISFLPGDGREIGAVALTDRRLSAVHFTGSSATLRHIWRTVGENIERYRDYPRIIGEAGGKDYILAHPSADLDALTVACVRGAFDYQGQKCAAASRLYVPRAMWPELRSRIVAAMEQIVVGDPARPGTHLGAVINGTQFAKHAATLVRARDADLVIAGGQVDDAVGWFVQPTLLEVADPDSEFLVDEFFAPILATHVYDDWATALLLAEGSSEYGLTGAVFADDETVLAEASQTLRYSAGNFYLNDRPTGAIVGQQPFGGARASGTNDKAGTEWNLIRFLSPRSIKRTYDPERDPRFPTLD is encoded by the coding sequence GTGGACCCTGCCGACTTCCGCCCCGCCCCGGCGCGGGACTACACCCGCGGCACCGCCGCGCGCACCTTGCTCGACAACGAACTGACCGCCCTGCGCAGTGCCTCCTTCGACATCCCGGTGGTCGTCGGTGATCGGGAGATCCGGACCGGCCGGACCCGCGAAATCCGCCTCCCCCACGATCATTCGGTCAGCCTCGGCGTCTTCCACGAAGCCGGACCCGCCGAGGTTGCCGCCGCCATCGACGCCGCCGACGTGGCGGGGCGTTCGTGGGGCACCACTACGACGGCGGAGCGCATAGCGACCTTCCTGCGCGCAGCCGACCTGATCGACCACAGCCCGTGGCGCGAGCGCTTGGTCGCCGCAACCATTCTGGAACTGTCCAAGACCCCGAGCCAGGCCGACGGCGACGTCGCCGAAGCCGCCGACTTCCTGCGGGCGAATGCGGCCAACCTCGCGGCGATCGAAGCCAACCAGCCGTTCTCTCCGCTCGGGGTGGCCAATCATGTCGAGTACCGGCCGCTCGAGGGCTTCGTGTTCGCGGTCTCGCCGTTCAACTTCACATCGATGAACAATCTGGCGTTCGGCCCGGCGCTGCTGGGCAACACGGTTCTGTGGAAGCCCGCGGAGGCCGCGACGCTGGTGGCGCATCTGTCGCTGCAACTGCTGCGCGAAGCCGGGTTGCCCGATGGCGTGATCTCGTTCCTGCCGGGAGACGGCCGCGAGATCGGTGCCGTGGCGCTGACCGACCGCCGGCTGTCCGCGGTGCACTTCACCGGTTCGAGCGCCACACTGCGGCACATCTGGCGCACCGTCGGCGAGAACATCGAACGTTATCGGGACTATCCGCGGATCATCGGCGAGGCCGGCGGCAAGGACTACATCCTGGCGCACCCGTCCGCTGACCTCGACGCCCTCACCGTGGCCTGCGTGCGCGGTGCATTCGACTATCAGGGCCAGAAGTGCGCCGCCGCCTCCCGCCTGTATGTCCCGCGCGCCATGTGGCCCGAGCTTCGTTCCCGCATCGTGGCCGCCATGGAGCAGATCGTCGTCGGCGATCCGGCCCGGCCGGGTACCCACCTGGGCGCCGTCATCAACGGGACGCAGTTCGCCAAGCACGCCGCCACGCTGGTTCGTGCCCGCGACGCGGACCTGGTCATCGCCGGCGGTCAGGTCGACGACGCGGTCGGCTGGTTCGTTCAGCCCACTCTGCTGGAAGTCGCCGATCCGGACTCGGAATTTCTGGTCGACGAGTTCTTCGCACCGATCCTCGCGACTCACGTCTACGACGATTGGGCCACTGCCCTGCTCCTCGCCGAAGGATCCAGCGAGTACGGCCTGACCGGCGCGGTCTTTGCCGACGACGAGACGGTCCTGGCCGAGGCCTCACAGACGCTGCGCTACTCAGCCGGCAACTTCTACCTGAACGACCGGCCGACCGGCGCCATAGTGGGGCAGCAGCCGTTCGGCGGCGCACGAGCCTCCGGCACCAACGACAAAGCGGGCACCGAGTGGAACCTGATTCGTTTCCTGAGCCCGCGGTCGATCAAACGGACCTACGATCCCGAACGTGACCCGCGGTTCCCCACGCTCGACTAG
- a CDS encoding CdaR family transcriptional regulator, translated as MTRGSPRSTSAAVQAMVDRLAQELGQSVLIENAQQKPVWWSTVGPVDRTRLRTVLHRSVDPEAAEVVGRFDLAAAREPRHLPAIPEAGMWARWCVPVRQGENRLGLLWILDPDGAIDSARLGPAVACAQEAASALLDLQQTEAEQTRTRDALLAQLLERGDPTIAEDLIRHEGLPADAVVTVQCPGEGGWPLPGGSSAHVSAPESARPATSGDPLPLADLAEAVRRAVATRRVVDAGARLPADRWSALGAWLLVVHAPEWISPADLHPGAAVLLDPAHERLAETARAVLELGGDVAAAAEAQGLHRTTLYYRLGRITELTGVDLRTDADRSALQFALRLAAYRATPDPGTS; from the coding sequence GTGACCCGCGGTTCCCCACGCTCGACTAGCGCAGCGGTTCAGGCCATGGTCGACCGGCTGGCGCAGGAACTCGGCCAGTCGGTTCTGATCGAGAACGCGCAGCAGAAGCCGGTCTGGTGGAGCACCGTCGGACCGGTCGACCGCACTCGCCTGCGTACCGTCCTGCACCGCAGCGTCGACCCGGAAGCAGCCGAGGTCGTCGGAAGGTTCGATCTCGCCGCCGCGAGGGAGCCGCGGCACCTTCCGGCGATTCCGGAAGCCGGAATGTGGGCCCGGTGGTGTGTGCCGGTCCGGCAGGGCGAGAACCGACTCGGCCTGCTCTGGATTCTCGACCCTGACGGCGCCATCGACTCCGCCCGGCTGGGCCCGGCCGTGGCCTGCGCGCAAGAAGCCGCGTCGGCACTCCTCGATCTGCAGCAGACCGAAGCCGAGCAGACCCGCACGCGGGATGCGCTCCTCGCTCAGTTGCTCGAGCGAGGAGACCCGACGATCGCCGAGGACCTCATCCGGCACGAAGGGTTGCCCGCCGACGCCGTGGTGACTGTGCAGTGCCCCGGCGAAGGCGGCTGGCCGCTGCCGGGCGGATCCAGTGCGCACGTGAGCGCTCCCGAGTCGGCTCGGCCGGCCACCAGTGGCGACCCGCTGCCGCTGGCCGATCTCGCCGAAGCCGTTCGTCGCGCCGTCGCCACCCGTCGCGTCGTGGACGCCGGTGCCCGGCTGCCCGCCGATCGCTGGTCGGCGCTCGGCGCGTGGCTCCTGGTGGTGCATGCACCGGAGTGGATCAGCCCGGCCGATCTGCATCCCGGAGCCGCGGTGCTGCTCGACCCCGCTCACGAGCGACTCGCCGAGACGGCGCGCGCCGTCCTGGAACTCGGCGGCGATGTCGCGGCCGCGGCCGAGGCACAGGGCCTCCATCGCACCACGCTGTATTACCGGCTCGGCCGGATCACCGAGCTGACCGGTGTCGATCTACGCACCGATGCCGACCGCAGCGCCCTTCAGTTCGCACTGCGACTGGCGGCCTACCGGGCCACGCCTGACCCCGGTACCAGCTGA
- a CDS encoding FAD-binding oxidoreductase: protein MRTNIAILGGGAMGLATAYFLKHTDPGLDVTVVERDPTYELASTPRASGGIRRQFSLPENIELSNFSIPFFDDFAETMSVDGERAEMGLRKNGYIFIVPPADRGVLAANYRAQIDHGCHVIWLEPDEIKARFPSMRVDDLGAAVLSPDDGWLDPHSMLSGFRRKAASLDVRLITDEVTGFERTSAVVRSAQLASGTTLQADHYVNAAGAWAKDLCEMLGFRVPIEPLRRYEHYFESQDPIEPLPYLKDPQRLAFRPEGAGYSGGVPTLEEPRGYNFAADLKYFEKSVWPLLAHRFPQFERTRCLSTLPGLYDQNELDGNAIIGPGADGLGNFHMLAGFSGHGLMHAPGCGRAIAELISTGSYQTIDLTRFGWQRVVDGAPLPEQGII from the coding sequence ATGCGGACCAACATCGCCATCCTCGGCGGCGGCGCCATGGGCCTCGCGACTGCCTATTTCCTCAAACACACTGATCCAGGTCTCGACGTGACCGTCGTCGAGCGCGACCCCACCTATGAGCTGGCGTCTACACCGAGAGCCTCGGGCGGCATCCGCCGGCAGTTCTCGCTGCCGGAGAACATCGAACTGTCGAACTTCTCGATCCCGTTCTTCGACGACTTCGCCGAGACCATGTCGGTCGACGGTGAGCGAGCCGAGATGGGCCTCCGCAAGAACGGCTACATCTTCATCGTCCCGCCCGCAGACCGAGGGGTGCTCGCCGCGAACTATCGCGCCCAGATCGACCACGGCTGCCACGTGATCTGGCTGGAGCCGGACGAGATCAAGGCACGTTTCCCCTCGATGCGGGTCGACGATCTGGGCGCGGCGGTTCTCTCCCCCGATGACGGCTGGCTCGATCCGCACAGCATGCTGAGCGGGTTCCGGCGTAAGGCCGCATCACTCGACGTGCGGCTGATCACGGACGAGGTGACCGGGTTCGAGCGCACTTCCGCCGTTGTTCGGTCTGCCCAACTCGCTTCGGGGACCACGCTGCAGGCCGACCACTACGTCAACGCCGCGGGCGCCTGGGCCAAGGACCTCTGCGAGATGCTCGGATTCCGCGTTCCGATCGAGCCCCTGCGCCGCTACGAGCACTATTTCGAGTCTCAGGACCCGATCGAGCCGCTGCCCTACCTCAAGGATCCGCAGCGGCTGGCCTTCCGCCCGGAGGGCGCGGGTTACTCAGGCGGCGTGCCCACCCTCGAAGAGCCGCGCGGCTACAACTTCGCCGCCGACCTCAAGTACTTCGAGAAGTCGGTGTGGCCGTTGCTCGCGCACCGCTTCCCGCAGTTCGAACGGACCCGCTGCCTGTCCACCCTGCCCGGCCTGTACGACCAGAACGAACTCGACGGCAACGCCATCATCGGCCCCGGCGCGGACGGACTCGGCAACTTCCACATGCTCGCCGGCTTCTCCGGCCACGGTTTGATGCATGCTCCCGGCTGTGGGCGCGCGATCGCCGAACTGATCAGCACCGGCAGTTACCAGACCATCGACCTGACTCGGTTCGGGTGGCAGCGCGTCGTCGACGGTGCGCCGCTCCCGGAGCAGGGCATCATCTGA